In the genome of Persephonella sp. KM09-Lau-8, one region contains:
- a CDS encoding IS1 family transposase, whose protein sequence is MAKEYHTDGYHVYEYWLNRKQHRISKFGKINRNEGLHSKLRDKLKRLQRKTKGYSKNINALRYALAIVFSLTNIPTDFGYL, encoded by the coding sequence TTGGCAAAGGAATATCACACAGATGGATATCATGTATATGAATATTGGCTAAACAGGAAACAGCACAGAATAAGCAAGTTTGGTAAGATCAACAGAAACGAAGGATTACATTCAAAGTTAAGGGATAAATTGAAAAGACTGCAGAGAAAAACAAAAGGGTATAGTAAAAACATCAATGCATTAAGATATGCATTGGCTATAGTTTTTAGCCTGACAAATATACCTACTGATTTTGGCTACCTTTAG
- a CDS encoding toll/interleukin-1 receptor domain-containing protein, whose amino-acid sequence MQFPLAINFIFHKNNKNKQTFSKLFYSFFCRDIHKPLFRGLNIPVYFYDSDNLVINFEAYEKNIIVIFVDDNLVVDSKSIEEFFNTYKEENNIHFIFVSFTENFYKISSFSSFQFIRVHEIEEDRKQTYLLKELLHDIVRFLLQIERIKIFISHSKRDGLDRALELKCQIEAYSKLDTFFDASDIQDSTEWTKSLHQNLSNQQNVLLAIQTDSYSSREWCKKEILIAKKNKIPILILKALKEGEDRSFPYMYNVPTIKCKNERIDIDLLLMKILLEVLRFYYQEKYLKYFVDSYCPDIKDDIEILSYPPELLTVLNSDKKKFIYPDPPLGYEELEILSKLGNEYKFFTPLTCEGQL is encoded by the coding sequence ATGCAATTTCCATTAGCTATAAATTTTATTTTTCATAAGAATAACAAAAACAAACAAACATTTAGCAAACTGTTTTACTCATTCTTTTGTAGAGATATTCACAAGCCTCTTTTTAGAGGGTTAAATATACCTGTTTATTTTTATGACAGTGATAATCTTGTGATAAATTTTGAAGCTTATGAAAAAAATATAATTGTAATTTTTGTTGATGACAATTTAGTTGTAGATTCAAAAAGTATTGAAGAGTTCTTTAATACATATAAAGAAGAAAATAACATTCACTTTATATTTGTTTCCTTTACTGAAAATTTTTACAAAATTTCATCTTTTAGTTCATTTCAATTTATAAGAGTTCATGAAATAGAAGAAGATAGAAAACAGACTTATTTGCTCAAAGAGCTTTTACATGATATTGTTCGTTTTTTATTGCAAATTGAAAGAATAAAAATATTCATCAGTCATTCTAAAAGAGATGGATTGGACAGAGCTTTAGAGCTAAAATGCCAAATAGAAGCATATTCAAAATTAGATACTTTCTTCGATGCTTCCGATATCCAGGACTCAACAGAATGGACAAAATCCCTTCACCAAAATTTAAGCAATCAGCAAAATGTTTTATTAGCAATTCAAACAGACAGCTATTCGTCAAGGGAATGGTGTAAAAAGGAGATATTGATTGCCAAAAAGAATAAAATACCGATTTTAATACTAAAAGCTTTAAAAGAAGGTGAAGATAGGAGTTTTCCTTATATGTATAATGTTCCAACTATAAAATGCAAGAATGAAAGAATAGATATAGATTTACTTTTAATGAAAATTTTACTGGAAGTTTTAAGATTTTACTATCAAGAAAAATATTTAAAATATTTTGTGGACAGCTATTGCCCTGATATTAAGGATGATATTGAAATACTTTCATATCCACCAGAACTACTTACAGTACTAAATAGCGATAAGAAAAAATTTATATATCCAGACCCACCCCTTGGATATGAAGAATTAGAAATATTGTCAAAATTAGGAAATGAATATAAGTTTTTTACTCCTTTAACCTGTGAGGGACAATTATGA
- a CDS encoding helix-turn-helix domain-containing protein codes for MRKRGRPRKYQENIRCPECGSNWCKKFGKNTGKQRYKCNNCGRLFYQGAKHHKHPEKIKLLALKMYSEGMSKSAIARVLNLPYGTVARWTYEAGKYLDKHLEKKWKRLANNIEIDEISIDEMRTYVNKNTEENSVWIWTACIKRGEKKYYVYEVGDRDEETFLKSTG; via the coding sequence ATGAGGAAGAGAGGAAGACCAAGGAAGTATCAGGAAAATATAAGATGTCCAGAATGTGGTTCAAACTGGTGTAAGAAATTTGGAAAAAATACAGGTAAACAAAGATACAAATGTAATAACTGTGGAAGACTTTTTTATCAAGGAGCAAAACACCATAAACACCCAGAAAAGATAAAACTACTGGCTTTAAAGATGTATAGCGAAGGAATGAGTAAGTCAGCCATAGCAAGGGTTTTAAATCTACCTTATGGAACAGTAGCCAGATGGACATATGAAGCTGGTAAGTATTTAGATAAACATCTGGAGAAGAAATGGAAAAGATTAGCTAACAACATAGAGATAGATGAAATATCAATAGACGAGATGAGAACTTACGTAAATAAAAACACAGAAGAAAACTCAGTATGGATATGGACAGCATGTATAAAGAGAGGAGAAAAAAAGTATTACGTATATGAGGTAGGAGATAGAGACGAAGAAACTTTTTTAAAATCTACTGGCTAA
- a CDS encoding TIR domain-containing protein, translating to MQKHKVFISYHHANDQKYKEKLLELNEEYNLFIDMSVDTGEIKEDLSDERIREKIRDEYLRDSTITILLVGSETKCRKHVDWELYSSMYNGKVNKQSGIIVIQLDYINPEYVTAPFEEEKEILYPDIKSWTSIDSRAEYEKRYPYLPERIIDNLLNKNAKIPVTKWDTIINNPEGFRKLIDLTFEYRLKNKYDLSRPMRRKNC from the coding sequence ATGCAAAAGCATAAAGTTTTCATAAGCTACCACCATGCAAATGACCAAAAATACAAAGAAAAACTTTTAGAACTAAATGAAGAATATAATTTATTCATAGATATGTCTGTAGATACAGGGGAAATAAAAGAAGATCTATCTGATGAAAGGATAAGAGAAAAAATAAGAGATGAATATTTAAGAGATTCTACCATAACTATTTTATTAGTAGGTAGTGAAACAAAATGCAGAAAACATGTTGATTGGGAACTTTATTCAAGTATGTATAATGGAAAGGTTAACAAGCAGTCAGGAATTATAGTTATTCAGCTTGATTATATAAATCCTGAATATGTTACTGCTCCATTTGAAGAAGAAAAGGAAATACTTTATCCAGACATAAAAAGCTGGACTTCAATTGACTCAAGAGCAGAATATGAAAAGAGGTATCCTTATCTACCTGAAAGAATCATAGATAATTTATTGAACAAAAATGCCAAAATACCTGTTACAAAATGGGATACAATTATTAATAATCCAGAAGGCTTTAGAAAACTAATAGATTTAACTTTTGAATATAGATTAAAAAATAAATATGATTTATCTAGACCTATGAGAAGAAAGAATTGTTAG
- a CDS encoding toll/interleukin-1 receptor domain-containing protein: protein MEILQSFCKKYVKIPSEAGFIFFVNNIPYNLEFYLIFETENEELFEVGRKLLQKVAIKELSLLTTKQLIKYSSTRRFDSISIPADINLIQMMFPSLFRFPERKYLIEKGYGFLDDISIFPPNTIFFSYANKKLRNDIIKIKSLLTAETYPVFFDIQSLFPGDNLEDKIKSYIVDAQAIVFFIDDSFMRSKFCKQELDITLENNIKHMFIIDKNLKEEYKRSEPKLQFTNSLFIETDFNNINHLELYKKIKEFINS, encoded by the coding sequence ATGGAAATACTACAGAGTTTTTGTAAAAAATATGTAAAGATTCCATCAGAAGCAGGTTTTATATTCTTTGTAAATAATATTCCTTACAACTTAGAATTTTACCTAATATTTGAAACAGAAAATGAAGAACTTTTTGAAGTAGGTAGAAAATTGCTACAGAAGGTGGCAATAAAAGAATTGTCACTTTTGACAACGAAACAGTTGATAAAATACTCTTCCACGAGAAGGTTTGATTCTATTTCTATACCAGCAGACATAAATTTAATTCAAATGATGTTTCCTTCTCTATTTAGATTTCCAGAAAGAAAATACCTGATTGAAAAAGGATATGGATTTTTGGACGATATTTCTATATTCCCTCCTAATACTATATTTTTTAGTTATGCAAATAAAAAATTAAGAAATGACATAATAAAAATTAAAAGTTTACTTACTGCTGAAACATATCCTGTATTTTTCGATATACAATCCTTATTTCCCGGAGATAATTTAGAAGATAAAATAAAATCCTATATAGTGGATGCACAAGCAATTGTATTTTTTATAGATGATTCTTTTATGAGAAGTAAATTTTGCAAGCAAGAGCTGGATATTACCTTAGAGAATAACATTAAGCATATGTTTATAATTGACAAAAATCTAAAAGAAGAATATAAAAGATCCGAACCTAAATTACAATTTACCAATTCACTATTTATAGAAACTGACTTTAATAATATTAATCATTTAGAACTGTACAAAAAAATAAAAGAGTTTATAAATTCTTAA
- a CDS encoding MATE family efflux transporter gives MKKQIIKIAIPAAIHNLIDTLQLLVDIFMVGKLSPAAVAAVGLSGQFIILIYSFISVFYVGTNAIASRYYGAKDLENFKRVSFNAGVFALVSSLPITFFTLIWDTQFFQIMGTSQKVQILGKEYLDILSFSIPALFIGAVLYSTLAASGDTKTPLKIAIFSNIINVVLNYCLIFGNCGFPALEVKGAALASTISYILEVLIYLLVVLKRNYIKIEFSKEINKKVLKIGIPAGIEKFISFGSFLVFVKIIAAYGTAVLAGYQIGLRIESIAFMPGIGFSTAAMVLVGQYIGAQKIHLAEKSATETLKIAATFMGFVGILMVIFAEDLMKIFTSDKDTIQYGAIYLKIVGVSQVPLALDFVLNGALKGAGATKLLMIFNNLSFWLFRIIPAFIAYEAGFGIKIIYLIMIGETFIKGFLLWIIFKKGNWKEIKI, from the coding sequence ATGAAAAAGCAGATTATAAAAATAGCAATACCTGCAGCAATTCATAATTTAATAGACACCCTTCAGCTCCTTGTCGATATATTTATGGTCGGAAAACTTTCCCCTGCAGCCGTTGCTGCAGTAGGTCTATCAGGTCAGTTTATCATTTTAATTTACTCTTTTATATCCGTTTTTTATGTAGGAACAAATGCTATTGCTTCCAGATATTATGGAGCAAAAGATTTAGAAAACTTCAAAAGGGTATCTTTTAATGCTGGAGTATTTGCTTTAGTAAGCTCCTTGCCAATAACATTTTTTACACTAATCTGGGATACACAATTTTTTCAAATTATGGGAACTTCCCAAAAAGTTCAGATTTTAGGAAAGGAGTATCTAGATATCTTATCTTTCTCTATTCCCGCACTTTTTATAGGTGCTGTTTTATACAGCACTCTGGCAGCTTCAGGGGATACAAAAACGCCGCTGAAAATAGCTATTTTCTCAAATATTATTAATGTGGTTTTGAATTACTGCCTGATTTTTGGAAATTGTGGATTTCCAGCATTAGAAGTTAAAGGTGCAGCCCTTGCATCTACGATAAGTTACATATTAGAAGTTTTGATTTATTTATTAGTTGTTTTAAAAAGAAACTACATAAAAATAGAATTTTCAAAAGAGATTAATAAAAAGGTTTTAAAAATAGGAATTCCTGCAGGTATAGAAAAATTTATTTCTTTTGGTTCATTTTTAGTTTTTGTAAAAATTATTGCAGCCTACGGCACAGCCGTTTTGGCAGGATATCAGATAGGGCTTAGAATAGAAAGCATTGCATTTATGCCAGGAATTGGATTTTCCACTGCTGCAATGGTTCTGGTAGGTCAGTATATAGGAGCCCAAAAAATTCATTTAGCAGAAAAAAGTGCAACAGAAACCCTTAAAATAGCAGCAACATTTATGGGGTTTGTTGGAATTTTAATGGTAATTTTTGCTGAAGATTTAATGAAAATCTTTACTTCTGATAAAGACACTATCCAGTATGGAGCAATATATTTAAAAATAGTAGGTGTTTCACAGGTTCCTTTAGCATTAGATTTTGTGTTAAACGGAGCGTTAAAAGGAGCCGGAGCTACAAAATTACTAATGATTTTTAATAATCTGTCTTTCTGGCTATTTAGAATAATACCTGCTTTTATTGCATATGAAGCAGGTTTTGGAATAAAAATTATCTACTTAATAATGATTGGGGAAACATTTATAAAAGGATTTTTATTGTGGATTATCTTCAAGAAAGGAAATTGGAAGGAAATAAAAATTTAA
- a CDS encoding helix-turn-helix domain-containing protein, producing MIEHYQKNRNISKTCRYFGISRTTFYKWYERYKKEGIEALYDRPKTPKNKRKPEFFIEAKEYFGFDIKRIQHYFSYLNSPKTNSNVERLIRSIEEELRLIEGTEYTIDELNKKLRRYLRIYNFIRPHYALGLRTPADKSLIWACRRHSNWLMESVKIFIGRCSLCAEPIRSP from the coding sequence TTGATAGAGCACTATCAAAAAAACAGAAACATATCTAAGACCTGTAGATACTTTGGGATATCCAGAACAACATTTTACAAATGGTATGAAAGATACAAAAAAGAAGGAATAGAAGCTCTATACGATAGACCAAAAACACCAAAAAACAAAAGAAAACCAGAATTTTTTATAGAAGCAAAGGAATACTTTGGATTTGATATAAAGAGAATACAGCATTACTTTAGTTATCTAAACAGTCCAAAGACAAATTCAAATGTAGAGAGGCTAATAAGGAGTATAGAAGAGGAATTAAGATTAATAGAAGGGACAGAATACACTATAGATGAACTAAACAAAAAGCTAAGGAGATATTTAAGGATTTATAACTTTATAAGACCACATTATGCTTTGGGATTAAGAACTCCAGCTGACAAATCTTTGATTTGGGCATGCCGAAGGCATAGCAATTGGCTTATGGAAAGTGTTAAAATTTTTATTGGTAGGTGTTCACTATGTGCTGAACCGATACGATCCCCTTGA
- a CDS encoding prepilin-type N-terminal cleavage/methylation domain-containing protein has translation MVNLEQLKERRKTEGGFTLIELLIVIAIIAILASIAVPQYMKYQRKAKISSYAEPVARGCIMDMVAACSEDPAKYSSTTAGALPNCAATSVVTPGGTVTLNVAAAGTCSTTSGQLQSATVTATLDVVNDFSAQCFTDSNGSGIRCTVVGY, from the coding sequence ATGGTAAATCTTGAACAACTCAAAGAAAGACGTAAAACAGAAGGTGGTTTTACGTTAATTGAGCTATTAATCGTTATTGCGATTATAGCCATTCTTGCTTCTATTGCTGTTCCTCAGTATATGAAGTATCAAAGAAAGGCGAAGATTTCTTCATATGCTGAGCCGGTAGCAAGAGGATGTATAATGGATATGGTCGCCGCATGTTCTGAAGATCCAGCTAAATATAGTAGTACTACAGCGGGTGCTTTACCTAACTGTGCAGCAACATCTGTGGTAACTCCAGGGGGAACAGTTACATTAAATGTCGCAGCTGCGGGTACTTGTAGTACAACAAGTGGACAACTCCAGTCTGCCACAGTTACAGCTACTCTTGATGTAGTTAACGACTTTTCTGCACAATGTTTTACAGATTCAAATGGTTCTGGAATCAGATGTACAGTAGTAGGATACTAA
- a CDS encoding GNAT family N-acetyltransferase yields the protein MEINEKYIVLKEGKMLTCKEKETILCILRENFNKFNFIDQAISGKIVNSLQIKWDKYYFLIYLLNDKIIAFLASKFKCKFLKIDKFFCSIHYQNHNIGTLLLEKLIDLYSYRYKIYLQVNKKNKAVKFYIKRGFYIRKSIKKRINKYTFDDYIMCYEDIRIWRNKNAKA from the coding sequence ATGGAAATTAATGAGAAATATATTGTCCTAAAAGAAGGCAAAATGTTAACTTGTAAAGAAAAAGAAACAATTCTTTGTATTTTAAGAGAAAACTTTAATAAATTTAATTTTATTGATCAAGCCATATCAGGTAAGATAGTTAACTCCTTGCAAATAAAATGGGATAAATATTACTTTTTAATCTACTTATTAAATGATAAAATTATCGCTTTTTTGGCTTCTAAGTTTAAATGTAAATTTTTAAAGATAGATAAATTTTTTTGCTCAATACATTATCAAAATCATAATATTGGAACACTTCTATTAGAAAAATTGATTGATTTATATTCGTATAGATATAAGATTTACCTTCAAGTTAATAAAAAAAATAAAGCAGTTAAATTTTATATAAAGAGGGGATTTTATATTAGGAAAAGCATTAAAAAGAGAATTAATAAATACACTTTTGATGATTATATTATGTGCTATGAGGACATTAGGATTTGGAGAAACAAAAATGCAAAAGCATAA
- a CDS encoding rhodanese-like domain-containing protein produces MKKVSLSNIAFVVIIAAGFLYYLYLKGYIFANFENLEPKEAYQLLQKEKDKIVLLDVRNPEEIKTDGKIPGSILIPLGTLAQNIDKLDKNKKIMVYCHSGMRSVSAARLLSSVGFKVLNIKGGILNWKSEGLPIEK; encoded by the coding sequence ATGAAAAAGGTATCCCTGTCTAATATTGCATTTGTTGTTATTATTGCAGCCGGTTTTCTGTATTACCTTTATCTAAAGGGATATATATTTGCAAATTTTGAGAATTTAGAGCCAAAAGAGGCCTATCAGCTTCTGCAAAAGGAAAAAGATAAAATTGTGCTATTAGATGTTAGAAATCCTGAAGAAATCAAAACAGACGGGAAAATCCCCGGTTCAATTTTAATCCCACTGGGCACCCTTGCCCAGAATATAGATAAGTTAGACAAAAACAAAAAAATAATGGTTTATTGCCATTCGGGAATGAGAAGTGTTTCAGCTGCAAGATTATTATCATCTGTTGGATTTAAAGTCCTGAACATAAAGGGAGGCATTCTAAACTGGAAATCTGAAGGCCTCCCTATAGAAAAATAA
- a CDS encoding pentapeptide repeat-containing protein: protein MEELTKEQVEQMIKEGKSLKDMDFSFAELDGIDFSGQDLSGATFTGAEIRNANFEGANLEGAFIADADFSGSNFKNANLSRAVLQRVNLRDTDFTNANLYKAQILVCDATNADFTGADMRETRLEKTRFRKAKMDRADISYSNMRSTDFEGATFIKTKFNYSDLRKAKIQKTWFEDVEAEQVMVYGKKPWSEGSKAKLDVEEIKAPNWDD, encoded by the coding sequence ATGGAAGAATTAACAAAAGAGCAAGTTGAGCAGATGATAAAGGAAGGAAAATCACTTAAGGATATGGATTTTTCATTTGCAGAGTTGGACGGAATTGATTTTTCAGGACAGGATTTATCTGGGGCTACATTTACAGGGGCAGAAATTAGAAATGCAAATTTTGAAGGAGCCAATCTGGAAGGTGCATTTATTGCTGATGCTGATTTTTCAGGTTCAAACTTTAAAAATGCCAATCTTTCAAGGGCAGTTTTGCAAAGGGTAAATTTAAGAGATACCGACTTTACAAACGCAAATCTTTACAAAGCCCAAATCCTTGTATGTGATGCAACAAATGCAGACTTTACCGGTGCAGATATGAGAGAAACCAGACTGGAAAAAACCAGATTTAGAAAAGCAAAAATGGACAGGGCTGATATCTCATACTCAAATATGCGTTCAACAGATTTTGAAGGAGCAACTTTTATAAAAACTAAATTCAATTACAGTGATTTGAGAAAAGCTAAAATTCAAAAAACATGGTTTGAGGATGTTGAGGCAGAACAAGTTATGGTTTACGGTAAAAAACCATGGTCAGAAGGTAGCAAAGCTAAACTTGATGTAGAAGAAATCAAAGCTCCAAACTGGGACGACTAA
- a CDS encoding cation-translocating P-type ATPase, with translation MAKEDKSPKITFECECTTPIHEAKECYQCGIPITGKPVTYKVDGEYRDFCCFGCYLIYKTTGMRGEEGTAVAFLGKFGFGYFFAMLVFMLSTYMYGAHLTPDDPEAQAFVGFIKYVILILATPVMLLLGIPILRNAFSGGRINLNTDTLIVLGSFSAYFLSVYSVFTNKPTIYFETATMILVLMTFGRYIETSSRAKASNFMKELLKLSPEKAVVIRDGQEIEINRDEIKVGDVVKIIPGEKIPADGVVIEGQGHVDESLLTGETKPVFKKVGDELYTGTTNIDGSFKIKVNKPAEDWTLNRFIQIMKEIRATKAPINRIADTIAYYFLPVIVTIATAAGIYWYLHEGFEKALIVFMSVLLISCPCAFSIGAPLALWIGLSEAMREGIIIKGADILEKLSTVKTVFFDKTGTITERNMVVSYVKALDENIVKLACCLERNSEHPLAKSFVSYCVQKGLVSDCKVEDFRVHFGFGVEGIVDGVHIYIGSKAYMEKLGLNIPEELAQVEKGAEKNGEIVVFIATDEKVAGVITFAQKIRKEAPKVIQVLKKLKINVGVLTGDTPYFAKVLKEKLGIENIKAGLMPEDKLKAIQEEKSKGRTVAMVGDGINDAPALTQADIGIAMGCGTDLTRESANISLLSDDLRKVPLSILLAKKVRKVIYTNIFWAFIYNIIGIGLAVSGKLSPIFAALAMVLSSAFVIANSIRVKNW, from the coding sequence ATGGCAAAAGAAGATAAATCACCAAAAATCACATTTGAATGTGAATGCACAACACCAATCCACGAAGCAAAAGAATGTTATCAATGCGGAATACCTATAACAGGGAAACCTGTTACATATAAAGTTGATGGGGAATATAGGGATTTTTGCTGTTTTGGGTGTTATCTAATTTATAAAACAACTGGAATGAGAGGGGAAGAAGGCACAGCTGTTGCCTTTCTTGGAAAATTCGGATTTGGTTATTTCTTTGCAATGCTTGTCTTTATGCTCTCTACTTATATGTATGGAGCCCACTTAACCCCGGACGACCCTGAAGCTCAGGCATTTGTTGGATTTATTAAATATGTGATTCTTATACTGGCAACCCCTGTTATGCTTCTTCTTGGAATTCCTATTCTACGGAATGCCTTTTCCGGAGGAAGAATTAATCTAAATACAGACACATTAATTGTTCTGGGCTCTTTTTCTGCTTATTTTCTTTCGGTTTATTCTGTTTTTACTAACAAGCCTACTATCTATTTTGAAACAGCAACAATGATTCTGGTTCTTATGACTTTTGGAAGATATATTGAAACATCTTCACGGGCAAAGGCCTCAAACTTTATGAAAGAACTTTTAAAACTTTCACCAGAAAAGGCAGTTGTGATTAGAGATGGGCAGGAAATAGAAATCAACAGAGATGAGATAAAGGTTGGGGATGTCGTAAAAATTATTCCCGGGGAGAAAATTCCTGCTGATGGTGTTGTAATAGAAGGTCAGGGGCATGTGGATGAATCCCTTTTAACAGGTGAAACCAAGCCTGTCTTCAAAAAGGTAGGGGATGAGCTTTATACAGGAACGACAAATATAGATGGTTCATTTAAGATTAAAGTGAATAAACCAGCAGAAGACTGGACACTTAACAGATTTATCCAAATAATGAAAGAAATCAGGGCAACAAAAGCCCCTATCAACAGAATTGCAGATACTATTGCTTATTACTTTTTGCCTGTCATTGTAACAATTGCAACTGCTGCAGGGATTTACTGGTATCTGCATGAGGGATTTGAAAAGGCATTAATTGTGTTTATGTCTGTTCTGCTGATTTCCTGTCCATGTGCATTTAGTATAGGTGCACCCCTTGCCTTATGGATAGGTCTGAGCGAAGCAATGAGGGAAGGAATTATCATAAAAGGTGCAGATATACTTGAAAAACTTTCCACGGTAAAAACAGTATTTTTTGATAAGACAGGAACAATAACAGAAAGAAATATGGTTGTTTCTTATGTAAAGGCTTTAGATGAAAATATTGTAAAACTGGCCTGCTGTCTTGAAAGGAATTCTGAACATCCTCTTGCGAAAAGTTTTGTGTCATACTGTGTTCAAAAAGGACTTGTTTCTGATTGTAAAGTTGAGGATTTCAGGGTTCATTTTGGATTTGGTGTGGAAGGAATAGTTGATGGAGTTCATATCTATATAGGAAGCAAAGCCTATATGGAAAAACTTGGTTTAAATATTCCTGAAGAACTTGCTCAGGTGGAAAAAGGAGCAGAGAAGAATGGGGAAATAGTTGTTTTTATAGCTACAGATGAAAAGGTTGCAGGGGTGATAACATTTGCCCAGAAAATTAGAAAGGAAGCTCCAAAAGTTATCCAGGTTCTCAAGAAACTTAAAATAAATGTAGGTGTTTTAACAGGAGATACCCCTTACTTTGCAAAGGTTTTAAAGGAAAAATTAGGAATAGAAAATATAAAAGCTGGGCTTATGCCTGAGGACAAACTAAAGGCTATTCAGGAAGAAAAATCAAAAGGCAGAACAGTTGCAATGGTGGGAGATGGAATTAATGACGCCCCTGCTCTAACTCAGGCAGATATAGGGATAGCAATGGGCTGTGGAACAGACCTAACAAGGGAAAGTGCAAATATAAGCCTGCTCAGTGATGATCTGAGGAAAGTGCCTCTGTCTATCCTCCTTGCCAAAAAGGTTAGAAAGGTAATCTATACGAATATATTCTGGGCTTTTATCTACAACATAATAGGAATAGGACTGGCTGTTTCAGGTAAGCTCAGTCCTATTTTTGCTGCACTGGCAATGGTTTTATCCAGTGCATTTGTGATTGCAAACTCAATTAGGGTTAAAAACTGGTAG